Genomic window (bacterium):
CACGGTGGCGGCCGGCGCCGCCTTCCGCGGCGCCGTGGCGGCCCGGCCCGGTCTAGCCCACGCCCATCTGAGACTGGGATCCTATTACTACTTCATGGCCCGCTATGAGGAGGCCGCCGACTGTTACCGCCGCGTGGTGGCACTCACGCCCAGCCACTACGAGGGCTACAATCACCTCGGTGCGGTCCTCTTCGAGCTGGAGGATTACGACGGCGCGCAGGCCATGTTCGAGAAGTCCCTGGCGCTGGAACCCACCTACGACGCCTACACCAACCTGGGCAGCCTCTACTTCTACCGGCATCGCTACGCCGACGCCGTGAACATGTTCAGGCGCTCCCTGGCCATCGACGGCGATCAGTACGCGGTCTGGGGGTACCTGGGCGAGTCGCTGTACTGGGCGCCCGGCCTGCGGGATTCGTCGCGCACTGCCTATGGCGAGGCCATTCGCCTGGCCACGGCTCAACAGGCGGACAACCTCGACGACACCTACCTGATTTCCGACCTGGCGTCCTATCACGCGCACCTCGGCCAGAGCGAGCAGTCCCTCGCCCTGTCGGCGCAGCTCGAGGAGAAGGAGGACGTCATTGCCGAGGTGATGTTCATCATCGCCGACGCCTACGAGCAGATGGGCCGCCGCGAGAAGGCCCTGGACTGGCTGGAGCGGGCCTGCGCCGCCGACCTGTCCCTGGCCAAGATCGAGTTGTACCCCGGACTGAGGGAGTTGCGGACGCATCCCCGATACCGGGACATGGTGGCGCGGCGGGGCGGTTGAACCGCCCGGGCGCGCCCGTATCCAGCAGGAGGTTCGTGATGGCTGAAGCAGCCGCCAGGGCATCCATGGTCAGG
Coding sequences:
- a CDS encoding tetratricopeptide repeat protein; its protein translation is TVAAGAAFRGAVAARPGLAHAHLRLGSYYYFMARYEEAADCYRRVVALTPSHYEGYNHLGAVLFELEDYDGAQAMFEKSLALEPTYDAYTNLGSLYFYRHRYADAVNMFRRSLAIDGDQYAVWGYLGESLYWAPGLRDSSRTAYGEAIRLATAQQADNLDDTYLISDLASYHAHLGQSEQSLALSAQLEEKEDVIAEVMFIIADAYEQMGRREKALDWLERACAADLSLAKIELYPGLRELRTHPRYRDMVARRGG